In Sporocytophaga myxococcoides DSM 11118, one DNA window encodes the following:
- a CDS encoding helix-turn-helix transcriptional regulator produces the protein MNDQNLNFKAYNEHYSYFQQLLRTNNIKDVAPEKIEKKHFPDVKQYEALLKITPGIILLVDYSQHSYLYHSENISLLDLDIDLMYQFGTTYTFSLFQKDHYEIMRSHIFPEVYKLFGEYIMKGECHNLRIAYCNKMRTPSGEYKWFMHHLSVLTSRKNEPVVGLKHMIEIDHFKKDNVIDFAAYIVNPDNTQSTILKKSINPDEEYTLSKREKEVMVLLAQGKTSKQIALELNISHHTVNNHRKKMLQKTNTANVTELMSVASQRLK, from the coding sequence ATGAATGATCAAAACCTCAATTTCAAGGCTTACAATGAGCATTATAGTTATTTCCAGCAGTTGCTCCGAACAAACAATATCAAGGATGTTGCTCCAGAAAAAATAGAAAAAAAACATTTTCCGGATGTAAAACAATATGAGGCTCTTTTAAAAATTACGCCTGGTATCATTCTCCTTGTTGATTACTCACAACATAGCTATTTATATCATTCTGAAAATATATCTTTACTGGACCTTGATATTGATTTGATGTATCAGTTTGGAACTACCTACACCTTTTCTCTCTTCCAGAAAGATCACTACGAAATTATGCGCAGTCATATTTTTCCTGAAGTTTACAAGCTCTTCGGTGAATATATTATGAAGGGTGAATGCCATAACCTTCGAATTGCCTATTGCAATAAAATGAGGACACCTTCCGGAGAATATAAATGGTTTATGCATCACCTAAGTGTATTAACCTCTCGTAAAAATGAGCCTGTCGTGGGTTTAAAACATATGATTGAAATAGATCATTTCAAAAAAGATAATGTGATTGACTTTGCCGCGTACATCGTTAATCCTGACAATACGCAAAGCACAATTCTTAAAAAATCGATTAATCCGGATGAAGAATATACTCTGTCTAAAAGGGAAAAAGAAGTTATGGTATTATTGGCTCAGGGTAAGACAAGTAAACAGATTGCGCTTGAGTTAAATATAAGTCATCATACTGTTAACAACCATAGAAAAAAGATGCTTCAGAAAACGAATACAGCTAATGTAACTGAGTTGATGAGTGTGGCTTCTCAAAGGTTAAAATAG
- a CDS encoding DUF7000 family protein, whose translation MKPLNNYVEIYKEQLDKGDIQEAYGRLVKFVMKLNSSFSNDLADRYSFGNLFQGYMDYTYFYFSDDFLKKRKLRFGLVLNHSKMRFEIWLLGQNIKVQEKYWQILKDTKWNKNRTSRPQYSVLEAIILENPDFNNLDKLTQQLKKSLIKFTDEITEHIQNCKLA comes from the coding sequence ATGAAACCATTAAACAACTACGTAGAAATCTATAAAGAACAACTTGACAAAGGGGATATTCAGGAAGCATATGGCAGACTGGTGAAATTTGTAATGAAATTGAATTCTTCTTTTTCTAATGATTTAGCTGATAGATACTCTTTTGGAAACCTATTTCAAGGTTATATGGATTATACATACTTCTATTTCAGCGATGACTTTCTAAAGAAACGAAAACTTCGTTTTGGGTTAGTATTAAACCATTCCAAAATGAGATTTGAAATTTGGTTGCTAGGCCAGAATATAAAAGTTCAGGAAAAATATTGGCAAATATTAAAAGACACTAAATGGAATAAAAACAGAACAAGCAGACCTCAATATTCTGTACTTGAAGCTATAATACTCGAGAATCCAGACTTTAATAATTTAGATAAACTCACTCAGCAACTTAAAAAGTCATTGATTAAATTCACAGATGAAATAACTGAACATATCCAAAACTGCAAGTTGGCATAA
- a CDS encoding DUF421 domain-containing protein has product MKKEDVHLYDWKRILIGEAPWSFMLEVFIRTIIIYIFLIIAMRIMGKRMSAQLSIFELAIVVMLGAIISIPMQVPDYGLLVGIFILIIAVFLHRLINIISLKNPFFEKLTQGESSTILKNGELQLGEMKKVSLSRENLFANLRSKNVQHLGQISRIYLEPTGNISIFKFKDIHPGLSIMPDSDIDLKGHSNISSNYFACISCGRVEQGKIFSNQKCINCGSKQWTEAIQ; this is encoded by the coding sequence ATGAAAAAAGAAGATGTGCACCTGTACGATTGGAAAAGAATTTTAATCGGAGAAGCACCCTGGTCCTTTATGCTCGAAGTGTTTATCCGAACAATTATTATTTATATATTTTTAATTATTGCCATGAGAATAATGGGAAAAAGGATGTCTGCTCAACTTTCTATTTTTGAACTTGCAATTGTAGTAATGTTAGGAGCAATTATATCTATACCTATGCAAGTTCCTGACTATGGATTATTAGTAGGTATATTCATCCTTATTATCGCAGTCTTTCTGCACAGACTCATAAATATTATTTCTCTGAAGAATCCATTTTTTGAAAAGCTTACGCAAGGAGAATCATCTACAATTCTGAAAAATGGAGAATTGCAACTAGGGGAAATGAAAAAAGTTTCCTTGTCAAGGGAAAACTTATTTGCCAATTTGAGAAGTAAAAATGTGCAACATCTCGGACAAATAAGCAGAATATATTTAGAACCTACAGGCAACATAAGTATTTTTAAATTCAAGGATATCCATCCTGGATTATCAATTATGCCAGATAGTGACATTGATTTAAAAGGGCATAGCAATATATCGAGCAATTATTTTGCATGTATTAGCTGTGGCAGAGTTGAACAAGGAAAAATATTCTCTAACCAAAAATGTATCAATTGTGGAAGTAAACAGTGGACTGAAGCAATACAATAA
- a CDS encoding DUF421 domain-containing protein, which yields MKPEEIHLYDYIRILFGDVPYEYFIEALVRILFTFTILIISLRLMGRRMAAMLDMHELSGLVALAAGIGVPLGSPDRGLLPTAIIATIVICMQRLIFSIGFKNKKIELLLHGDMSLLIEDGTINLTNLKKTLISRNRIYAQLRSFGIKNMGEVQRLYIENNGGFTLMKNDGRSPGLSIIPKYDIQFEQSEMKHIKDTCSCTICGYTRKLNEGFEKCNNCGNNDWEESVVENNQENF from the coding sequence ATGAAGCCTGAAGAAATTCATTTATACGATTATATCCGAATCCTTTTTGGTGATGTACCCTATGAATATTTTATTGAAGCTTTAGTTAGAATTCTTTTTACATTTACGATCCTGATAATTTCCCTCAGACTAATGGGAAGAAGAATGGCAGCTATGCTGGATATGCATGAACTTTCCGGTCTTGTAGCTCTCGCTGCTGGAATTGGTGTCCCCTTAGGATCACCTGACAGAGGATTATTACCAACAGCAATAATTGCGACAATAGTAATTTGCATGCAAAGATTAATTTTTTCCATCGGTTTTAAAAACAAAAAAATAGAGTTGCTTTTGCACGGAGATATGTCCCTTTTAATTGAAGACGGCACAATAAACCTTACAAATTTAAAGAAGACACTTATTTCAAGAAATCGGATATATGCACAATTAAGATCATTCGGAATCAAAAATATGGGAGAAGTTCAAAGGCTTTATATTGAAAACAATGGTGGCTTTACTCTGATGAAGAATGATGGGCGTTCCCCTGGCCTGTCTATCATACCTAAATATGATATACAATTTGAACAATCAGAAATGAAGCATATTAAAGACACATGTTCTTGTACAATTTGCGGATATACTCGGAAATTAAATGAAGGTTTCGAAAAATGTAACAATTGTGGAAATAATGATTGGGAAGAATCAGTTGTTGAAAATAATCAGGAAAACTTCTGA